The following are from one region of the Myxococcales bacterium genome:
- the vgrG gene encoding type VI secretion system tip protein VgrG, with protein sequence MVDFKSAFTDLSKGVNLRAASGVIAGAAESLVRAGMVREGIELLISAAELIPFGAIADEIKEKTLDKAKDWVEDKLLDTEVGKALTKKIEDIGEGIKDTFFPSDPDEEAKDAKKKAAEAQKKADEAAEKAVEAQKKADALKAKSSPPPAPPKTPAAPPTPPLPAASSPAAPPPVAPKPAPVAAVVAPAPAPAPSRPASPTLFRGSSTPSLEERIQAMQVDEREVQLSCTGLKGTPHELLFRSMEGTEGMNTLFEYKLELLSRSPNVPMDKVLGSYMTVSLEKPLPAKVPAERRYFNGYVAAFHFVGIEGELCLYRAVLRPRLWLLTRNQDCRVWQGVSVPDVVQEILKDYHISLDEENKQLSGEQFGGMYKAREYCVQYNETDFEFISRLLEEEGIHYYFHHLDGEHKLVLADGIIGHKPVPGYEEIPFHLPDRRTDRDVEAVTAWSVHQNVETGDAAVADFTYAPWPEPLIAVRPSEIKLAYDPPGHFSRYHYPDLVAKWQEHDVSAADALAKLRAEEIHAQWEVALAKGNARGVQVGCTFALTGHPADKFGDHDHLVISTAVEVHSGEYASVGAATHETTYICRFTALDARNAYRPQRATTKPKITGPQNAIITGPPGVEIYTDPDGLGRVLVQFPWDRYGNPDKANTSCWVRVSTPWAGSGFGGVQIPRVGEEVLVDFMDGDPDRPVIVGRLYNGKNKPPYKLPDNATQSGMKTHSSPNGGPNNFNEIRFEDRKGKEELHVQAERNHTVFVKHDQAITVGHDRSVTVHKNEDIAIKEERKTTVTKKDEQYYLDTRSIEVKKTDTLDVVELRTENLHGGRQATVEVDDNLYVKDATRTVSIDKQLNVSAQEHIGLTQKGNMMMIKDAVTIKSVGDIVVTNDACTITMGKDGSMKLEGKQQVRIKSGAASITLTPDGTVTITGPLGTKMESGTNAVALSPAGVDVKGAVVNVSGLGSVTLMGPVIKVG encoded by the coding sequence ATGGTTGATTTCAAGAGTGCATTCACAGACTTGAGCAAGGGCGTCAACCTGAGGGCGGCCTCGGGGGTCATCGCGGGCGCGGCCGAGAGCTTGGTGCGGGCGGGCATGGTGAGGGAGGGCATCGAGCTTTTAATCAGCGCCGCTGAACTGATTCCCTTCGGCGCCATCGCCGACGAGATCAAGGAGAAGACACTCGACAAGGCCAAAGATTGGGTCGAGGACAAGCTGCTCGACACCGAGGTCGGCAAAGCCCTGACCAAGAAGATCGAGGACATCGGCGAAGGGATCAAAGATACGTTCTTTCCCTCGGATCCCGACGAAGAGGCAAAAGACGCCAAGAAGAAGGCGGCCGAGGCTCAGAAGAAAGCTGACGAGGCAGCCGAAAAAGCGGTCGAAGCGCAGAAAAAGGCAGACGCTCTCAAGGCGAAGTCATCCCCGCCTCCCGCGCCCCCCAAAACACCTGCGGCCCCGCCGACACCCCCTCTACCCGCGGCATCATCACCAGCCGCCCCGCCTCCTGTGGCGCCCAAGCCTGCACCCGTTGCTGCCGTGGTGGCGCCCGCGCCCGCACCTGCTCCGAGCCGCCCCGCCTCTCCCACTCTCTTTCGGGGATCGAGCACGCCGAGCCTGGAAGAGCGCATCCAGGCCATGCAGGTCGACGAGCGAGAGGTCCAACTTTCGTGTACGGGCCTCAAGGGCACACCTCACGAGCTGCTGTTTCGCAGCATGGAGGGCACCGAGGGCATGAACACCCTGTTCGAGTACAAGCTGGAGCTGCTCAGCCGCAGCCCGAACGTCCCCATGGACAAAGTGTTGGGCTCGTACATGACGGTGAGCCTCGAAAAGCCGTTGCCGGCCAAAGTCCCTGCGGAGCGACGCTACTTCAACGGCTATGTGGCTGCGTTTCACTTCGTGGGCATCGAGGGGGAGCTCTGCCTGTATAGAGCGGTGCTGAGGCCGCGTCTTTGGTTGCTCACGCGCAACCAGGACTGTCGGGTTTGGCAGGGCGTGAGCGTTCCCGACGTCGTTCAGGAGATCCTGAAGGACTATCACATCTCGCTCGACGAGGAGAACAAGCAGCTTTCGGGAGAGCAATTCGGGGGCATGTACAAGGCACGCGAATACTGTGTGCAGTACAACGAGACGGACTTCGAGTTCATCTCCCGGCTGCTCGAAGAGGAGGGCATCCACTACTACTTTCACCATCTGGATGGCGAGCACAAGCTCGTGCTTGCGGATGGCATCATCGGGCACAAGCCCGTACCTGGCTATGAAGAGATACCGTTTCACCTGCCCGACAGACGAACGGACCGCGACGTCGAGGCGGTGACGGCATGGTCGGTTCACCAGAACGTAGAGACAGGCGATGCTGCGGTGGCCGATTTCACCTACGCGCCGTGGCCGGAGCCCCTCATCGCCGTGCGCCCGAGCGAAATCAAGCTCGCGTACGATCCCCCGGGCCACTTCTCCCGGTATCACTATCCCGATCTCGTTGCGAAGTGGCAGGAGCACGATGTTTCCGCCGCTGACGCTCTCGCGAAGCTGCGCGCCGAAGAGATTCATGCGCAGTGGGAAGTGGCGCTGGCCAAGGGCAACGCACGAGGGGTCCAGGTTGGGTGTACCTTCGCGCTGACAGGGCATCCCGCCGACAAGTTCGGCGACCACGACCATCTCGTCATTTCCACGGCGGTCGAGGTCCACTCGGGTGAATACGCCTCTGTGGGGGCCGCCACGCACGAAACGACCTATATCTGTCGCTTTACCGCACTTGACGCACGGAACGCGTACCGACCCCAGCGCGCCACGACCAAGCCGAAGATTACGGGACCACAGAACGCCATCATCACGGGCCCTCCGGGGGTAGAGATCTATACCGACCCCGACGGTCTCGGACGCGTGCTGGTCCAGTTCCCCTGGGACCGGTACGGCAATCCCGACAAGGCCAACACCTCCTGTTGGGTCCGGGTGTCCACGCCGTGGGCGGGAAGTGGCTTCGGCGGCGTTCAGATCCCGCGCGTGGGGGAGGAGGTTCTGGTTGACTTCATGGATGGAGATCCCGATCGGCCTGTGATCGTGGGCCGCCTCTACAACGGGAAAAACAAGCCGCCCTACAAGCTGCCGGACAACGCCACGCAGTCGGGCATGAAGACCCACAGCTCTCCCAATGGAGGGCCGAACAACTTCAACGAAATCCGCTTCGAGGACCGCAAGGGAAAAGAAGAACTGCACGTCCAGGCCGAGCGCAACCACACCGTGTTCGTGAAGCACGATCAGGCGATCACGGTGGGCCATGACCGCAGCGTGACCGTTCACAAGAACGAGGACATCGCGATCAAGGAAGAGCGAAAGACCACCGTCACGAAGAAGGATGAACAGTACTATCTCGACACCCGCAGCATCGAGGTGAAGAAGACGGACACGCTGGACGTGGTCGAGCTGCGCACGGAGAATCTGCACGGGGGACGGCAGGCGACCGTCGAGGTGGACGATAACCTCTACGTGAAGGACGCCACGCGAACGGTCAGCATCGACAAACAGCTGAACGTGTCAGCTCAAGAGCACATCGGTTTGACCCAAAAGGGCAACATGATGATGATCAAGGACGCTGTGACCATCAAGTCCGTGGGGGACATCGTGGTGACGAATGACGCGTGCACGATCACCATGGGTAAAGACGGCTCGATGAAGCTCGAGGGCAAGCAGCAGGTGCGCATCAAGAGCGGCGCGGCCTCAATTACGTTGACGCCCGACGGGACGGTGACCATTACGGGGCCCCTGGGAACGAAGATGGAGTCCGGCACGAACGCGGTGGCTTTGTCTCCCGCGGGCGTTGACGTGAAGGGAGCGGTGGTGAATGTTTCCGGGCTCGGCAGCGTGACGCTGATGGGGCCCGTGATCAAGGTGGGTTGA